Genomic segment of Rhodococcus rhodochrous:
GCGAGGAGCAGCAGCAGAGGCGGCTGGGCCATGGCCGTGAACAGTCCGCGATAGCGCACCGCCACCACGGCCGCGACGCAGCCGAGCACATAGAAGACAGTGAACGCAGAGGTCAGCTCGTTCCCGCGTGCGCTGTCGAGCAGCACCCCGAGAAGCGTCGTTCCGGCTGCGATCGCCACGGCACCCCACCAGGGCACACCGGGCACCGTAGGCACCAACGACCGCATGTCGAGCGGCACCGCCGAACGTGCACGTTGGGTTGCAGACACAACGTAGACATTAGCGTGGCTGTGTCAGCTCGCTTCGTCGACAGGACCGTCCGCCACTGCTCTTTCTGCCAGAGTGCTGCGTCGCGGCCAGGCATCGACACGCTGGACCTCGGGCACCTCACCGTCGAAAATTTCCAGGTCGTGGAGCTTGCGGGCCGTCACACCCACCCGGGTGTCCATCGACGACACCGTCATGTTGAACGAATCGACGGCCTTGCCGAGCTGGTTGCCGAGCCGGTCGAGGTGGGAGCCGACCACACCGAGCCGTTGGTACAGCTCACGGCCCAGCCGGTGGATGGTCGCGGCGTCGCGGGAGAGCGCCTCCTGCCGCCAGGTGTGCGCGATCGTGCGCAGCAACGCGACCAGCGTGGTGGGTGTGGCGAGGATGACGTTCCGGGCGAAGGCGTGCTCGAGCAGATCGGGATCGGCGCCGAGCGCGGCATCGAGGAACGGATCGCCGGGGACGAACAGCACGACGAACTCGGGCGTCGGGTCGAACGACTCCCAGTAGGCCTTGGCCGACAATTGGTCGATGTGGGTGCGCAGCTGGCGTGCGTGGCGCGTGAGGTGCCGGTCGCGCTCGTCGGGTTCCTCGGCCTCGGCGGCATCCAGATAGGCGGCGAAAGGCACCTTCGCGTCGACGACGATCTGCTTGCCCCCGGCGAGGTAGACCAGCAGATCGGGACGTACCCCGTCCTTGCTCACCTGCGTGTCGAAGTCGCAGTGCCGGACCATCCCGGCGAGCTCGACGACCCGTTCGAGCTGGATCTCGCCCCATCGGCCACGGATCTGCGGCGCACGCAGCGCGGTGACCAGCTGCTGGGTGCGGGTGGACAGCAGCTGCGACGCGCGGTGCATGCCCTCGACCTGCTCGCTCAGCCCGGCGTAGGCGTGCACGCGGTTGCGTTCGACGTGCTCGACCTGCCGGGCCAGCGCGCCCACGGCCTCGTTCAACGGGCCGACGAGCCGCGACACCTGGTCGCCGATGGCGCCGGACTGCCGGCGGGCGGCGTCCTCGCTCACCGCGGCCAGCGACTGACGCAGCTGCTCCTCGTTGTCGCGGAGGGCCGCCAGCTGAGCCTCGGCACGGGCTGCACGTTCGCCGTCGCGGGAGGCCCGCAACAGCCAGCCGAGCACCACCCCGAGACCGAGCGCGACGAGCAGGCCGAGTGCCGTGAGTGCTGTCATGTGGCGGATGATGCCTCATCGATGCGACATCCACCCGACATCCGGGGATGTCGGTCCTCTCCTCTACCGTCTGTCCCATGCGGATCCTGCACACCTCCGACTGGCACATCGGCCGCACCTTCCACGGTGTCGACCTGCTCGCCGACCAGGCGCGTGCGCTGCGGGCCATCGCCGATCTGGTGGCCGAACGCCGGATCGACGTGGTGGTCGTGCCGGGCGACGTGTACGACCGGTCGATCCCGAGTTCCGACGCGGTCGCCGTGTGCAACGCCGGCCTCGAGGCCATCCGTGAGGCAGGGGCGATCATCGTCGCCACCTCCGGCAACCACGACTCGCCGGTCCGGCTCGGTGCCGGCGCCGCCTTCGCCGCGCACGGTGGTCTGCACCTGATCACCCGCGTGTCGCAGATCGACAGCCCCGTCGTCCTGCACGATGAGCACGGCCCGGTCCGCTTCTACGGCATCCCGTATCTCGAACCGGAGATCACCCGCGCCGAGCTCGGCGTGCCCGAGGCCCGCTCGCACCAGCAGATCCTCGACGCGGCGATGGAACGCGTACGCGCCGATGTCGCGGGTCGCGACGGCGGCACCGACGCCGCGGGTCGCGACGGCCGCACCGTCGTCCTGGCCCACGCCTTCGTCGTCGGTGGCGAGCCCAGCGACTCCGAGCGGTCCATCTCCGTCGGCGGGGTCGAGACGGTCGCCGCCTCGTCGTTCGACGGTGCCGACTACGTCGCGCTCGGTCACCTGCATTCCCCGCAGACGGTGAGCGAGACCGTCCGGTACTCGGGATCGCCGTTGCCGTACTCCTTCGGCGAGCGCTCGCACCGCAAGGCGGTGTTCGTCGTCGACCTCGACGCCTCGGGTGCGGCGTCCGTCGAGCGGGTCGATCTCCCGGTGATCCGCGAATTGACCCGTCTCGAAGGCGAACTCGACGATCTGCTCGCCGATCCGGCGCATGCCGCCGTCGAGGAGCACTACGTCTCCGCGGTGCTGACCGACGCGATCCGCCCGCTCGACGCCATGCGTCGCCTGCAGGAGCGGTTCCCGTACGCCGTGCACGTCGAATGGCAGCGACCGGCCGGATCCACGGAGGGCAACTACCGCGACAAGGTGCGCGGGCGCAGCGATCGCGACATCGCCGCATCGTTCCTCACCGATGTGCGTTCCGAACCGTCCGAACGCGAGCGCGGCTGGATCGACGAAGCGTTGAGGGAGGTCGACCGCCGACGCGGCATCGGCGACGAGACCGACACGCAGTGGCGGACGGACGTGCCGGCATGAGACTGCACCACCTCGAGATCACTGCTTTCGGTCCGTTCGCCGACACCGTCGAGATCGACTTCGACGAGCTCGGCGCCGACGGGTTGTTCCTACTGCACGGGCAGACGGGCGCGGGCAAGACGTCGATCCTCGACGCGGTCGCGTTCGCGCTCTACGGCACCGTCCCCGGTGCTCGCTCCGAGGGACGCCGGTTGCTGTCCGACCACGCACGGGTGGGTGCCGTGCCGACGGTCCGGCTCGAGGCGACCATCGCGGGTCGCCGTCTGGCCATCGAACGCAGCCCCGACTTCGAACGCCCGAAGAAGCGCGGCACCGGCACGATCAAGCAGCAGGCCAAGGCGAATCTCACCTGGCTCGACGGGTCGGGGGAGAACCTGTCCCGCGCCCAGGAGATCGGCGACGTCGTCAAGTCGCTGCTCGGGATGAGCGCCGAACAGTTCTTCCAGGTGGTGCTCCTTCCGCAGGGCGACTTCGCCCGGTTCCTGCGCGCGAACAGCGAGGAGCGCGGCAGGCTGCTCGAGCGTCTGTTCGACACCACCCGTTTCGGCGACGTCGAGCAGTGGTTCCGCGATCGTCGCGGTGCCGGAACGAAACTGCTTGCCGAGCAACAGAAGAAGGTCGAAGTGCTCGCGGCGAAGGTGGCCGCGTCCGCCGGGATCGAGGCGGGTGCCGACGCCGATCCGGTGGAATGGGCGGGCCGCCTGCTCGCCGAGGCCGCCGAGAACCGCGACGATGCCGCCGCAGCGCTCGCACGAGTCCGCGCCGTCGACGAGGCCAACCGGCGCAGGCTCGACGAGACCGTCGCTCTCGCCGACCGACTCCGCCGCCGCCGCGACGCCCTGAACATCCTCGCCGAACTCGAGCAGACGCAGACGCAGCGCGTCGCCGTGACAGCCGAGCGCGACGCCGCGCATCGCGCGGTGAGCGTCGCGGTCGTCGATCGGGAGGCCGCTCGCCTCGCGCGCGAGGCCGATGCCGCCGTGGCGCGCGCCGAGACGGCCGCCGCGCCGCTCCGCAACGACGACGAAGGACGCGAACTCCTCGGGGCTGTCGGGCCGACGCCGTCCGCCGCCGACCGCGACATCGTCCGTCCTCGATGCGAGGAATGGTCTTCGGAGGCAGCGCGACTCGACGTGCTGCTCGATCGCCGTCGTCGTCTCACCGAGCTCGAGAACGAACGCGAGAAGTTCGCCGGACGTCGCCGTGCCCTCACCGACGAGCGTCGGCAGGTGATCGACGAGCGCGCCGCGCTGCCCGAGCGGTCGACCGCCGCTGCTGATGCGGTCGCCGAGGCCGAACGTGCAGCCGCGATGCTTCCCGGGCTCTCCACCGCGCGCGACCGCGCCGCCGACGCGCTCGACGCCGCCACCGAACTGGCTTCGCGCCGAACCGAACTCGAAAGGCTCGAAGCTCGGGTACTGCAACTGCACTCCGAATTCAACGACGCGCGCGACGCGCACCTCGACGTCCGGCAGCGCCGGATCGACGGAATGGCAGCCGAACTCGCCGCGCGTCTCACCGACGGCGAACCGTGCGTGGTCTGCGGTTCCACCGAACATCCCGAGCCCGCGCGCCCGGCTCCCGACACTGCGACGAAGGCAGACGAGGAACGCGCCCACGCCGCCGAGCAACGCGCCGCCACCGCGCTGAGCGAAGCACGCGAGGCCGTCACCGAACTCTCCGGGATCGTCGCCGTCCTCCGACAGCGTTGCGGCGACGCCGAACTCGCCGAACTCACCACCGCCCACGCCGCGGCGGTCCGTGCCCACGACGAGGCCGCCACCGTCGTCGGCCGGCTCGACCACCTGCGCGCGGCGGTCGAGGACCTGCGCAAACTCGACACGGTGTTGGCCGAACAGGAGAAGCGGCTCGACGCCGAACTGTCCGAGCTCGCCCGCGAGGACGCGGTCCGCGCGGCCGAGATCACGGAGATCCGCGAGCGCATCGTCGAGGCCGTCGGCGACCTCGACCTGCTCGCCCCGCGACGCAGGACGGTCGCCGCACTGTCCGCCGCCGCCACCGCACTGCTCGATGCCCGCACCGCCGCCCTGCAGGCGCGCACGGCCGCCGACGAACGCGCCGCCGATGCCCGCACCGCAGCTGCGGAGGCGGGCTTCGCCGACCTCGACAGTGCCCGCGCAGCTGTCCGGACGCCCGAGCGGCTCGCCGAGATCGACCGTGTCCTGCGTGCCGCCGACGACGAACGCGCGGTGGCAACCTCCACTCTGAACGATCCGGCGATCGCGGCGCTCACCGGCGACGAGGTCGCCGACGTGGCGGCCGCGCGTGCGGTGGTGGACGAGGGTGCCGCCGCGGTCGAGGCCGCCCTGAGCGCGGCCACCGAGGCCGAGCGCCGGCACCTCGACATCGAGAACTACACCCGACGGCTCGAGCGTGCGTGCGCCGAACTCGCCCCGCTGCTCGACGAACACGCCGAACTCTCCGCGCTCGCCGACGTCGTCGCCGGGATGGGGTCGAACGCCAAGAAGATGTCGCTGCGCTCGTACGTGCTCGCGGCGCGACTCGAAGAGGTCGCCGACGCCGCCTCCGAACGTCTGCGCAGGATGTCCGGCGGCCGCTACGAATTCGTGCACTCCGACGCCGCCGAGAGCCGGGGACGTCGCGGCGGTCTCGGCCTCGACATCCACGACGAGTACACCGGCGCCGTGCGGTCGACGAAGACGCTGTCGGGCGGCGAGTCCTTCCAAGCGTCCCTCGCACTCGCCCTCGGACTCGCCGACGTCGTCGCCGCCGAGGCCGGTGGGCTCGTGCTCGACACGATGTTCATCGACGAAGGGTTCGGCTCACTCGACGCCGACTCCCTCGAAGCCGTCATGGGCGTGCTCGACGAACTGCGTGCGGGAGGCCGCGTGGTGGGCGTGGTCAGTCACGTCGACGAGATGCGGCAGCGGATCCCGAGCAGGCTCCACGTCATCCGTGGCCGCTCGGGATCCACCGTCCGCGTCGCGAGCTGACCGCCCTCAGTCCTCGGAGGCGGCCGGTGCCGGAGACGCCGGCTTCGGATCGGGCACCGAGGTGTCGCCCGGAGCCGGGAGTGCCTTCGTCTCGTCGTCCTCGCCTTCGTTGGCGCGCTCGTCGATCTGTTCGCCGATGTAGCGGATGACCACCGCGGCCACCGCCGCGACCGGCACCGCCAGGAACGCACCGACGATCCCGAACAGCGACGAGCCGGCCGTCACCGCGAGCAGCACCACGGCCGCATGCAGGTTCATCGACCGCGACTGCAGCACCGGTTGCAGCACGTTCCCCTCGATCTGCTGCACCGCGATGATGAGGACCAGCACGATGATCGCGGTCGTGAAACCGTTCGCGACGAGCGCCACGAGGACTGCCAACGCACCCGCGACGAACGCACCGACGATGGGAATGAATCCGCCGATGAAGGTGAGGATCGCCAGGACGGGTGCGAGCGGGACTCCGAGGATCAGCAGGCCGATACCGATGAAGAGGGCGTCGATGAAGCTCACGAGGGCCTGCGTGCGGATGAACCCGCCCAGCGTGTCCCACATGCGGCCGAGTACCGCTTCGAGGTGACGTCCGGCGCGGCCACCGCTCACGCGGTGCAGCCACGGCACGAAGCGCGGGCCGTCCTTGATGAAGAAGAAGGTCAGCACGAGGACGAGAGCGAGTGTGACGAGCAGCGAGCCCGCCGTGCTCACACCGGAGAAGACACCGCCCGCGATGGTGGCAGCACTGCCCTGCACTCGTTCGACCACCGCGTGGACGGCGTTGTCGAGTTGTTCGTCGCGCAGGTTGATCGGGGGTCCCTTCACCCATTCCTGCACGGTGTTGATGCCTTCGGTGGCCTTGTTGGCCAGGTCGGGCATCTGGGAGACCACCGACGGGACGATGCCGGCGATGATGCCGCCGACGATCGCGAAGAACATCACGAGGGTCAGGCCGGCCGCAGCAGCCGGAGGAACGCCGCGTTTGGTCATGAAGCGGGTGGGCGGCCACAGGATGGTGGAGACGACGATCGCGAGGGCGACCGGCAGCACGATCACCCACATCTTCTCGATGATCCAGCCGATCACCACCGCACCGGCGGCGATGACGACCAGGCAGGCCGACCACTTGGCGAGCCAGATTCCGCCCGTGCCCAGCAGGCTCCCGCGGTCGGGTTCAGCCGACGGCTTCCCACTGCTGTTTGCGCTGGGCGCGGTCTTCGATTCGGTCAACGACGGTCCTTCCGACATGTATCGAGCTCGATACCGATCGACAGTCGCCAATCTACGGTCACCGAGCGCCGCGCGTGGTCCGGACGACACGCCGGAAACGGCGCTGAAGGGTCCCCGGCCGTGGCATTCTCGAAACGTGACGAACCGAACGAGCACGACCCGACGCCTGCGTGTACCTGCGGCGGTCGTGGCGATCGCCGCCGCCTTCGCGCTCACCGCGTGCAGCTCCGACGACAGTTCGAGCAATGAGGACGTGCGGTCGTCGGCGGATGTCGCCGTCACGAGCGTCCAGGAGCAGGCCGAAGGCGCCATCTCGTCGGTGCAGAGCATCGCGTCCAGCGCGGCCCAGCGGGCCGGCGACATCTTCGACAAGGCGAAGCTCGACATCTTCGTCGCGGCCTTCCGCACCGGCTATCCGCAGCTGTCGGCCGACCGGGAGACGCAGGACATCGAGTCCATCGTCACCGAGACCTGCCCGCTCATCGACGAGGGTGCATCCGACCAGGAAGTGAACGCGAAGGTCCAGGAGGTCGCGACCAACGGGTCGACCGCGCCAGACGAGGATCAGGCTGCGCGCATCGCGCAACTGGTGCGGGCGGCGTGCGGATGAAGTGAGTGGAGGGCGGCCGCGTAGAATATCGATTCCGTGAGCCTTACCCTCGGAATCGTCGGTCTTCCCAACGTCGGCAAGTCGACGCTGTTCAATGCGTTGACCAAGAACGATGTGCTGGCAGCGAACTATCCGTTCGCCACCATCGAGCCCAATGTCGGCGTCGTCGAACTGCCCGATCCGCGTCTGAACCGGCTCGCCGAGATCTTCGGTTCCGAGCGCATCCTCCCGGCCACGGTGTCGTTCGTCGACATCGCCGGCATCGTCAAGGGTGCTTCCGCCGGTGAGGGTATGGGCAACAAGTTCCTCGCCAACATCCGCGAGGCCGACGCCATCTGCCAGGTCGTGCGCGTGTTCGACGATCCCGATGTGGTCCACGTCGACGGCAAGGTCGACCCGATGGCCGACATCGAGGTCATCGCGACCGAGCTGATCCTCGCCGATCTGGAGACGATCGAGCGGGCACTGCCGCGGCTCGAGAAGGAGTCCCGGAAGAACAAGGAACTCGTCGCCCAACTGGAGGAGACGAAGAAGGCGCAGGCGATCCTCGAGGACGGCCGCACCATCTTCTCCGCCCAAGGCGAGGTGAAGAGCGAGCTGCTGCGCGACCTGCACCTGCTCACCGCCAAGCCGTTCCTGTACGTCTTCAACGCCGACGAGGCCGTCCTCACCAACGAGGAACGCAAGGAAGAGCTGCGCAAGGCCGTCGCACCGGCCGACGCCGTCTTCCTCGACGCCAAGGTCGAGTCCGAGCTCCTCGAGCTCGACGAGGACGAGGCGATGGAGCTGCTCGAATCCATCGGCCAGACCGAGGCCGGTCTGAAGCAGCTCGCGCGCGCCGGTTTCCACACGCTCGGCCTGCAGACCTACCTGACGGCGGGTCCGAAGGAATCGCGTGCCTGGACCATCCGCAAGGGTGACACCGCCCCCAAGGCGGCCGGCGTGATCCACACCGACTTCGAGCGCGGCTTCATCAAGGCCGAGATCGTCTCGTTCGCCGACCTCGACGAGGCCGGCTCGATGGCCGAGGCGAAGGCTCGCGGCAAGGTCCGCATGGAGGGCAAGGACTACGTCATGGCCGACGGCGACGTGGTGGAGTTCCGCTTCAACGTCTGACGCGACGACGCGGTTCGCAAGGCGGCCGCTGCCCCAACTCGATCGCATTTTGGTGTTCTCGACCCCGTATATCGGGGTCGAGAACACCAAAGTTGTCTTGCCGCCATTCCGTAGCCCCGTCGGGAACCGAACGTCGTCACCGCGAGTCAACCGTGCCGGGCGACGTCCTCGCAGAGGATGCTCGGCCACTGTGCGAGATCGGCCGGGGTGTGCGCGATCTCCAGCTTCGCGTGAGGGAGCAGGCCCACCAACGACTCCGCCGTGGACACCGGGTGCGCGGGATCGTCGACCCACGCCAGCACCGTCACCGGAATGTCGATGTCGGACACGGCCTCCGGATCGGGCAGGTCGCTCAGCGCGGCGCCCCGGAACAGCGAGGGCAGCAGTTCCTCGGTGACGTCGGGGACGGTCTCCGGCGCGTCGACGGTGGCCGGTGGTCGTGGCGCGGTCAGATCGCGCGTGAGGAACGCCGCGAGTCCCTGCTGCTCGATGAGATCGGCGGCGGCCCGGTACTCGGCGGCCTTCGCGGCGCGGGTGGCCCAGGCGGTCGCCGGCACCAGCAGGGTGAGGCTGCTGAAGCGCTCCGGATCCTTCACCGCCGCGTGCAGCAGGGTTCCGGTGCCCATCGACGGCCCCACCCCGTGTACCCGCTCGCCGGGGAAGTAGTGGTCGAGCAGCCGCAGCAGGTCGTCGGCGAGCACCGGCCAGCGGTAGTCCTCCGGCACCGCACGACCGGTCGAGCGGCCGTGCCCCCGCGCGTCGTAGCGCAGCAGTCGGGTGCCGCTGAGCCCGCGGCCCAGGTCGAGGTCCATGAGGCGGTCGCGGTGGCGGCTCGAGGTCAGGCCGTGGAGCTGGACGACCGGGTGGCCACCCTCGTCGCTCAGCTCCACGTCGAGTTCGGCCCCCGGCACACTGAAGGTCGGCACATCGTCTCCCGACGTCGGAAAGCGGTTGCTGGGGAAGGCGCCTAGGATACCCGGCATGCGGCTGACAAATGTGGCGCACCTGCGCCTGCCGTTCGGCCGACTGCTCGGTTACGACGTGACCGTCGCGGGGCTCGGCCGGGCGCTTCCCGTGTCGTTCGACCAGCGGCGGCATGTCGGCGCGGGCGAACGTCCCGGCTCCTGGATGGCTCTGTCCTTCCGCCTGTTCGAGCCGGTTTCGCCCGACGACCTCGCGACCGCCTGGCTGGCGGTGATCGCGCGGCACGGCACCCTGCGCTCGGTGTTCACGCACGGCGACGACGGTGAGCCGCTTCTGCGCGAGGCCGAGATCCGCCCGGGCGGGTGGGTCGAGCATCCGATCGGCCCCGGTCAGGCCGTCAACGACGCCCTCCGGGACGTCCTCGACGGCGCGTGTTCGCCCTACAACCGGCCGTCGCACCGGCTGTGCGTGCTCGAGACCGCCACGGAACCGACCGTCGTGGTCGCCGCCGACCACTCGCACGTCGACATGTGGTCCATGTTGGTGATCGCCCGCGACCTGCTCGCCGCCCTCGCCGCCGTGCGCGCGGGACGAGAACCGTCCCTGCCACCGACACCGGCCTTCGCGGAACACACCCGGGCACTGCGGGACCGTCCGGCCGCACCCGCCGAGGTCCACGAGCGCTGGGCCGAGGTGCTCGCCGCCAGCGGCGACGTGATGCCGCGCTTCCCGCTCTCCCTCGGAGTGGCGAGCCTCCAACGCGAACGCGTGGAGGTGCGCGACGTGCTCGACGTCGACGACAGCGCCGCCTTCTCCGCTCAGGCGAAGGACGACGGGGTGTCCACCCTCGCGTTGGTGGTGGCGGCCATGACCGAGGTGACCCTCGAACTGGCCGGAGCCCCGTTGCGGGCGGTGTTCCCGGTGCACAGCCGGTACGACGCCACCTGGCACGACTCCGTCGGCTGGTTCATCACCAATTCGGTGCTCGAATCGGCCGTCCCCGAACCTCGCGCGGCCGCGGACGCGGTCAAGGAGGCGGTCAGGCTCGGATCCTGGCCCCTCGAGGACATCCTGCGCCCGTGGGACGGCATGCCGGAGGCGCCGGGCATGTTCGCGATCTCCTGGTTGGACCTGCGCCGGCTTCCCGTCCGGGTCGACGCTACCGGCCTCGAGGCGCAGTACGTCGGCGCGACCATCCGCACCGACGGGGTGATGTTGTGGTTCATCCTCGACGACTCGGGACTGCACCTGCGGTGCCGCTATCCCGACACCACCGAGGCCCGGCGGCACGTCGGTGGCTGGCTGGACCTGCTCGTCGCCCGGCTACAGGCACGCGCCCGTGAATCGGTCGGTGGTCTGATCCGATTGGGCGACAGGACTTATCGGGTGCAACGTGCCGGCCGACCCGACGTACCGGCGATCGTCGGGTTGCTCTCCGGCGACGAGCAGAGCGCCTGCGACGGTGTGGAACTCGCCCGTTACGAAGAGGCCTACGACGCTGTCGCCCGCGACCCTTCGCACTATCTTGCGGTGGTGCGCGACGAGGTGGGCCGGATCGTCGGCACGATGCAGTTGACGATCGTGCCGGGGCTGTTCCGGGGCGGTGCCACCCGCCTGCTCGTCGAAGGAATCCGGGTCGCCTCGTCCGAACGTTCCCGCGGCATCGGTACGGCCATGCTCGAGTGGGCCCACGATCACGGCCGGAACCGGGGTGCCACGCTCGCGCAGATCGCCGTCGACCCGGACGACGAGCGGGTTCGGACGTTCGGGGCGCGGCTCGGCTACGACTGCACCCACGCCGGATTCGAGCGGGCGCTCTGACGTCGGCCGACTCGACGGCCGAGGGCTACGTCGTGGCCGACTGCGACGTGGTGGAGTTCCGCTTCACCGGGTAGTGCGGCGTGTGCCGACCCGGATCCGTTCCGGCGGACGCGGGGGCGCCGTGCGCGACGAGGTGACGGACGACGTACTCCGCGTCCGCACCGGCCCCGCCGACGAGCATCGACCGGAACGACGACTGGAAGCACAGACCGGTGAAGTACAGACCGGGCACCGAGGGGACCACGCCGCGTTCCTCGCGCGGCCAGCCGTCCGTATCGAACACCGGTAGGTCGATCCAGTCGTACTTCTGGCGGAAACCGGTGCACCACACCACATTCGTCACGTCGAGAATCCGGCCGTCGGACAACACGGGGCGGAGTTCGGCCACGCCGGTCACGCGCTCGGTGACCCGGGTGACGCCGCGTGCGGCCAGCTCCCGCCGACGGATCCGCAGCAGGGGCGCCCCGTGGCGCCGTTCGTCCTCGCGAGCATGTCGTCCCATCGGGGTGCGCACGGACAGCACATGTCCCCACACGAACCACAGGATCGGGAACAGCACGCGCATGGCGGGACTGTCGACGCGCACCGGCAGCTGCCCGGTGTCGCGGCCGCACAGAGTCGTCGGATGGGACGCCGCCAGCTCGTAGGCGATCTCGCTGCCGGAATGGGAAGCCCCCACTACGAGTACCGGACCGTCGCGCAACTGCGACGGATCGTGATACTCGCTCGAATGCAGCTGCACGATGCCGGGATCCAGCTCGGAGGCGAAGTCGGGGACGCGTGGGGTTCGACCGAACGTGCCCGTGGCCACGACGACGTTGTTCGCCTCGATCCGCGTGTCGCCGCAGTCGAGGACGAACCGGCCGCCGTCGCGGGAGAGCCGGCGGACCTGGGTGTTGCCGAGCACGGGCAGGTCGAAGCGGGAGGCATAGGACTCGAGGTAGTCGGCGACCTCGTCCTTGGTGGGGGAGCGGTGCGGGTCGCCCGGGAACGCCATGCCGGGCAGTCCGTCGTACCCGGCGGGGCTGTACAGGCGCAGCGAGTCCCAATGGCAGCGCCAGTTGTCGCCGATGCGTCGGTTCGTGTCGACGACGAGGAACGGGCGGCCGCGACGAGCGAGATGGTAACCGGCGGACAGGCCTGCCTGACCTGCGCCGATGACGGCGGTGTCGATCTGCTGGGGTGCGCT
This window contains:
- a CDS encoding DNA recombination protein RmuC produces the protein MTALTALGLLVALGLGVVLGWLLRASRDGERAARAEAQLAALRDNEEQLRQSLAAVSEDAARRQSGAIGDQVSRLVGPLNEAVGALARQVEHVERNRVHAYAGLSEQVEGMHRASQLLSTRTQQLVTALRAPQIRGRWGEIQLERVVELAGMVRHCDFDTQVSKDGVRPDLLVYLAGGKQIVVDAKVPFAAYLDAAEAEEPDERDRHLTRHARQLRTHIDQLSAKAYWESFDPTPEFVVLFVPGDPFLDAALGADPDLLEHAFARNVILATPTTLVALLRTIAHTWRQEALSRDAATIHRLGRELYQRLGVVGSHLDRLGNQLGKAVDSFNMTVSSMDTRVGVTARKLHDLEIFDGEVPEVQRVDAWPRRSTLAERAVADGPVDEAS
- a CDS encoding exonuclease SbcCD subunit D; protein product: MRILHTSDWHIGRTFHGVDLLADQARALRAIADLVAERRIDVVVVPGDVYDRSIPSSDAVAVCNAGLEAIREAGAIIVATSGNHDSPVRLGAGAAFAAHGGLHLITRVSQIDSPVVLHDEHGPVRFYGIPYLEPEITRAELGVPEARSHQQILDAAMERVRADVAGRDGGTDAAGRDGRTVVLAHAFVVGGEPSDSERSISVGGVETVAASSFDGADYVALGHLHSPQTVSETVRYSGSPLPYSFGERSHRKAVFVVDLDASGAASVERVDLPVIRELTRLEGELDDLLADPAHAAVEEHYVSAVLTDAIRPLDAMRRLQERFPYAVHVEWQRPAGSTEGNYRDKVRGRSDRDIAASFLTDVRSEPSERERGWIDEALREVDRRRGIGDETDTQWRTDVPA
- a CDS encoding AAA family ATPase; the encoded protein is MRLHHLEITAFGPFADTVEIDFDELGADGLFLLHGQTGAGKTSILDAVAFALYGTVPGARSEGRRLLSDHARVGAVPTVRLEATIAGRRLAIERSPDFERPKKRGTGTIKQQAKANLTWLDGSGENLSRAQEIGDVVKSLLGMSAEQFFQVVLLPQGDFARFLRANSEERGRLLERLFDTTRFGDVEQWFRDRRGAGTKLLAEQQKKVEVLAAKVAASAGIEAGADADPVEWAGRLLAEAAENRDDAAAALARVRAVDEANRRRLDETVALADRLRRRRDALNILAELEQTQTQRVAVTAERDAAHRAVSVAVVDREAARLAREADAAVARAETAAAPLRNDDEGRELLGAVGPTPSAADRDIVRPRCEEWSSEAARLDVLLDRRRRLTELENEREKFAGRRRALTDERRQVIDERAALPERSTAAADAVAEAERAAAMLPGLSTARDRAADALDAATELASRRTELERLEARVLQLHSEFNDARDAHLDVRQRRIDGMAAELAARLTDGEPCVVCGSTEHPEPARPAPDTATKADEERAHAAEQRAATALSEAREAVTELSGIVAVLRQRCGDAELAELTTAHAAAVRAHDEAATVVGRLDHLRAAVEDLRKLDTVLAEQEKRLDAELSELAREDAVRAAEITEIRERIVEAVGDLDLLAPRRRTVAALSAAATALLDARTAALQARTAADERAADARTAAAEAGFADLDSARAAVRTPERLAEIDRVLRAADDERAVATSTLNDPAIAALTGDEVADVAAARAVVDEGAAAVEAALSAATEAERRHLDIENYTRRLERACAELAPLLDEHAELSALADVVAGMGSNAKKMSLRSYVLAARLEEVADAASERLRRMSGGRYEFVHSDAAESRGRRGGLGLDIHDEYTGAVRSTKTLSGGESFQASLALALGLADVVAAEAGGLVLDTMFIDEGFGSLDADSLEAVMGVLDELRAGGRVVGVVSHVDEMRQRIPSRLHVIRGRSGSTVRVAS
- a CDS encoding AI-2E family transporter, with product MTESKTAPSANSSGKPSAEPDRGSLLGTGGIWLAKWSACLVVIAAGAVVIGWIIEKMWVIVLPVALAIVVSTILWPPTRFMTKRGVPPAAAAGLTLVMFFAIVGGIIAGIVPSVVSQMPDLANKATEGINTVQEWVKGPPINLRDEQLDNAVHAVVERVQGSAATIAGGVFSGVSTAGSLLVTLALVLVLTFFFIKDGPRFVPWLHRVSGGRAGRHLEAVLGRMWDTLGGFIRTQALVSFIDALFIGIGLLILGVPLAPVLAILTFIGGFIPIVGAFVAGALAVLVALVANGFTTAIIVLVLIIAVQQIEGNVLQPVLQSRSMNLHAAVVLLAVTAGSSLFGIVGAFLAVPVAAVAAVVIRYIGEQIDERANEGEDDETKALPAPGDTSVPDPKPASPAPAASED
- the ychF gene encoding redox-regulated ATPase YchF produces the protein MSLTLGIVGLPNVGKSTLFNALTKNDVLAANYPFATIEPNVGVVELPDPRLNRLAEIFGSERILPATVSFVDIAGIVKGASAGEGMGNKFLANIREADAICQVVRVFDDPDVVHVDGKVDPMADIEVIATELILADLETIERALPRLEKESRKNKELVAQLEETKKAQAILEDGRTIFSAQGEVKSELLRDLHLLTAKPFLYVFNADEAVLTNEERKEELRKAVAPADAVFLDAKVESELLELDEDEAMELLESIGQTEAGLKQLARAGFHTLGLQTYLTAGPKESRAWTIRKGDTAPKAAGVIHTDFERGFIKAEIVSFADLDEAGSMAEAKARGKVRMEGKDYVMADGDVVEFRFNV
- a CDS encoding alpha/beta fold hydrolase, which produces MPTFSVPGAELDVELSDEGGHPVVQLHGLTSSRHRDRLMDLDLGRGLSGTRLLRYDARGHGRSTGRAVPEDYRWPVLADDLLRLLDHYFPGERVHGVGPSMGTGTLLHAAVKDPERFSSLTLLVPATAWATRAAKAAEYRAAADLIEQQGLAAFLTRDLTAPRPPATVDAPETVPDVTEELLPSLFRGAALSDLPDPEAVSDIDIPVTVLAWVDDPAHPVSTAESLVGLLPHAKLEIAHTPADLAQWPSILCEDVARHG